The Acetivibrio saccincola genome window below encodes:
- a CDS encoding amidase domain-containing protein, protein MFFFLTVKKTFIISVTFVFIMCIFSITLYNNSKALPTIFISDEHQNMIEKIFYIRNNAFLEKDLETLESLYNKDTKLGTWAYEHQAIKMKYLHNWADKQGIVFNDIDTKVVIRHIKDVESGYQYNLIGCTEYKYSYINEPEVENLFRIGTYHSLKLEKKDGKWLISKEWYTDPFADSLNLDDIKKEEFKEYVLNSKPADLSNINPRRISAVEYADKYCGAAADEEYRYSYNKKYKDYNPLGGDCANFASQILHEGGGFKKDYTWKYEKDGSKAWVNAQAFKDYMLYSGRGSLIARGTYNQVFKNSFKLLPGDFIAYEKKGKVTHISVITGVDSKGYALVNCHNTDRYRVPWDLGWSNKDIVFWLVRVNY, encoded by the coding sequence ATGTTTTTCTTTTTAACTGTAAAAAAAACTTTCATAATATCAGTAACATTTGTATTTATTATGTGTATTTTCAGTATAACATTATATAATAATTCCAAGGCTTTACCCACAATTTTTATAAGTGATGAACACCAAAACATGATAGAAAAAATTTTTTACATAAGAAACAATGCATTTTTAGAAAAAGACTTGGAAACTTTGGAATCACTTTATAATAAAGACACCAAACTTGGCACCTGGGCATATGAGCATCAGGCAATTAAAATGAAGTACCTTCACAATTGGGCAGACAAACAGGGTATTGTTTTTAACGATATTGACACCAAAGTGGTAATCAGGCATATAAAGGACGTAGAGTCCGGCTACCAGTACAACCTTATAGGCTGTACTGAATATAAGTACTCCTACATTAACGAGCCGGAAGTTGAAAACTTATTCAGGATTGGCACTTACCACTCTTTAAAATTAGAAAAAAAGGATGGCAAATGGCTGATATCAAAGGAATGGTACACCGACCCTTTTGCAGATTCACTGAATTTAGATGATATAAAAAAAGAAGAATTTAAAGAATATGTATTAAACTCAAAGCCCGCTGATCTTTCCAATATAAATCCAAGAAGAATAAGTGCCGTAGAATATGCAGACAAGTATTGCGGGGCTGCGGCTGATGAGGAATACAGATACAGCTATAATAAAAAATATAAGGATTACAATCCTTTAGGAGGTGACTGTGCAAATTTTGCATCCCAGATTTTACACGAAGGGGGAGGTTTTAAAAAGGATTATACCTGGAAATATGAAAAAGACGGAAGCAAGGCCTGGGTAAATGCACAAGCTTTTAAAGACTACATGCTTTACAGCGGCAGAGGCTCCCTTATTGCAAGGGGTACTTACAATCAGGTATTTAAAAACTCCTTTAAACTTTTACCGGGTGATTTTATTGCCTATGAGAAAAAGGGAAAGGTAACCCATATATCAGTGATTACAGGAGTTGATTCTAAAGGCTATGCACTGGTAAACTGCCATAATACCGACAGATACAGAGTTCCCTGGGATCTGGGCTGGAGTAATAAGGACATAGTTTTTTGGCTGGTTAGGGTTAATTATTAA
- a CDS encoding HU family DNA-binding protein, with protein sequence MNKTELIASMAEKSQLSKKDAEKALNAFIASVEEGLARGEKIQLVGFGTFEVRQRAERKGRNPQTKEEIIIPATKAPVFKVGKNLKDLVNQ encoded by the coding sequence ATGAACAAAACTGAATTAATAGCAAGTATGGCAGAAAAGAGTCAGCTATCAAAGAAAGATGCTGAAAAAGCCCTCAATGCTTTTATTGCAAGTGTTGAGGAAGGATTGGCAAGAGGTGAAAAAATTCAGCTAGTGGGCTTTGGAACATTTGAAGTAAGGCAGAGGGCAGAAAGAAAAGGCAGAAACCCACAGACAAAAGAAGAAATAATAATTCCTGCAACTAAAGCACCTGTGTTTAAAGTAGGAAAAAATTTAAAGGATTTAGTAAATCAATAA
- a CDS encoding S1 RNA-binding domain-containing protein has protein sequence MLVEVGKIVDGKVSGITNFGAFVQLSDGQTGLVHISEVAEEYVKDIKAHLKENQMVKVKIISVDDKGRISLSIKRAQESKKPSAKSSRPEEIDWSQQNVVKGSFEELLAKFMKDSDERMHDIKKSFESKRGGGGYRRSAQY, from the coding sequence ATGCTCGTTGAAGTAGGAAAAATTGTTGACGGAAAAGTTTCAGGCATAACAAATTTTGGTGCTTTTGTCCAACTATCTGATGGCCAAACAGGACTGGTTCACATCTCTGAAGTTGCTGAAGAGTACGTTAAAGATATTAAAGCTCATCTTAAGGAAAATCAGATGGTAAAAGTGAAAATTATTTCCGTAGATGACAAAGGAAGAATTAGTCTGTCTATTAAAAGAGCCCAGGAGTCAAAAAAACCTTCTGCCAAGTCATCCAGGCCGGAAGAGATTGACTGGAGCCAGCAGAATGTGGTTAAAGGCTCTTTTGAAGAACTTTTGGCAAAGTTTATGAAAGATAGTGACGAAAGAATGCATGATATTAAAAAGAGCTTTGAGTCAAAAAGAGGTGGCGGAGGGTACCGCAGGTCTGCCCAGTATTAA
- the yabP gene encoding sporulation protein YabP — MIDDKKMSKPLVQNILMENRERMSISGVLDVESFDEESVVVETEMGTLVIKGEDLHINKLSIDSSELNIEGYITGLYYSDRDGGRSKGTGFWAKMFK, encoded by the coding sequence ATGATTGACGATAAAAAAATGTCTAAACCACTTGTTCAGAATATTTTGATGGAAAACAGGGAGAGGATGAGCATTTCAGGGGTACTTGATGTAGAAAGTTTTGATGAGGAAAGTGTAGTGGTGGAAACAGAAATGGGGACCTTGGTTATAAAAGGAGAGGATCTTCATATCAATAAATTAAGCATAGACAGTTCAGAACTTAATATAGAAGGATATATCACAGGGCTTTATTACAGTGACAGGGACGGGGGCAGGTCAAAGGGAACGGGTTTTTGGGCAAAAATGTTCAAGTAG
- a CDS encoding sulfurtransferase: protein MKKRIFWFSTIVLLIVSLMFNSVAFACGGGKGKGGPPEGKGPGGPVVSTEWLANNIKKGNLVIIDIRSEEEYQAGHIEGSINIPYIVPFSAWLTMEDDLLLEMPEKEDLFDFMSAAGLKKGSHVVIVTSLPTPENPYAIGNANRAANTLIYAGVEKVSILDGGFDKWAAEGRFVTTEVPDVRPSKYKSKVKDEMIVSMEYVEKKLGKVILLDARDYEVYTGEVIEPYAPVPGHIPTAKSLPAPEIWNEDWSYKSVNELKAIVENVIGRNKQNKEIIVYCGVGGYANCVAFVLTEMLGYKNVKIYDGSAQEWSKYNEMVVGE, encoded by the coding sequence ATGAAAAAGAGAATATTTTGGTTCTCAACAATTGTGCTACTTATTGTTTCACTTATGTTTAACAGCGTTGCGTTTGCATGCGGGGGAGGAAAAGGTAAGGGAGGTCCGCCGGAAGGAAAAGGTCCTGGTGGTCCGGTTGTTTCAACAGAATGGTTAGCTAACAATATCAAAAAGGGAAATCTTGTTATAATTGACATCAGAAGTGAAGAAGAATATCAAGCAGGGCATATAGAAGGCTCTATTAACATACCTTACATAGTTCCGTTTTCAGCATGGCTTACAATGGAAGACGATCTTCTCCTTGAAATGCCTGAAAAAGAAGATTTATTTGACTTTATGAGTGCTGCAGGATTAAAGAAAGGTTCACATGTAGTAATAGTTACATCACTTCCTACACCTGAAAATCCATATGCTATCGGTAATGCAAACAGGGCTGCAAATACCTTAATATATGCAGGTGTTGAAAAAGTTTCCATTTTAGATGGTGGTTTTGACAAGTGGGCTGCAGAAGGCAGATTTGTTACCACTGAAGTGCCTGATGTACGTCCGTCCAAGTACAAGAGCAAAGTTAAAGATGAAATGATTGTTTCAATGGAATATGTTGAGAAAAAGCTTGGCAAGGTAATACTCCTAGATGCAAGGGATTATGAAGTTTATACAGGAGAAGTTATTGAGCCTTATGCACCGGTTCCAGGACACATTCCTACAGCTAAGTCTTTACCTGCACCTGAGATTTGGAATGAAGACTGGTCATATAAGAGTGTAAACGAGTTAAAAGCAATTGTGGAAAATGTAATCGGACGCAACAAACAAAATAAAGAAATAATCGTTTACTGCGGCGTTGGCGGTTATGCTAACTGCGTGGCATTTGTCTTAACAGAGATGCTAGGATACAAGAATGTAAAAATATATGACGGTTCTGCACAAGAATGGTCAAAATACAATGAAATGGTGGTAGGAGAATAG
- a CDS encoding peptidylprolyl isomerase, giving the protein MKKKRAIISIASLLVLALLVAYFAYSNATSYVAIINGERITEAEYRFFLYSEKRVMEMDKTQEEIDALWNSKIDGVDATEVVKQNALENAKKYKIQYFKAKEQGLFLNDNDYKSIEDSINVLLGQMSGFEGTRKQAEKSFKEWFGISVKEYRNIVEKLHLGYKFALKEQENNIKVTEQELKDHFKENSGNFIKATANILLFYKRDVPKFYKRDVPNGYTMLTDEEIEESKKKAEEALKEIKDGKRFISVAAKYAEDKKVELEENTEVKMGADMEQEIIDWAVKSNVGDVELIETDLGFNVIEILSLTSFEDERDNVRSVVAGEKYEKILDEWAKDSIYNLELNEKALNKIKVR; this is encoded by the coding sequence TTGAAAAAGAAAAGAGCAATTATATCCATAGCATCGCTGCTGGTTCTGGCACTTTTAGTGGCTTATTTTGCATATTCTAATGCCACAAGTTATGTGGCTATAATTAATGGGGAAAGAATAACCGAGGCAGAATACCGTTTTTTTCTTTATAGCGAGAAAAGAGTAATGGAAATGGATAAGACCCAGGAAGAGATAGATGCCCTTTGGAATTCAAAAATTGATGGTGTTGACGCAACAGAGGTGGTAAAACAAAATGCACTTGAAAATGCAAAAAAATATAAGATTCAATATTTTAAAGCCAAGGAGCAGGGATTATTTTTAAATGATAATGACTACAAAAGCATTGAAGATTCTATAAATGTTTTGCTAGGGCAGATGTCAGGTTTTGAAGGTACGAGGAAACAAGCGGAAAAGAGCTTTAAAGAATGGTTTGGAATATCTGTAAAGGAGTACAGGAATATAGTAGAAAAGCTGCACTTAGGTTATAAATTTGCACTAAAAGAGCAGGAGAATAATATAAAAGTTACTGAACAGGAATTAAAAGACCATTTCAAAGAAAATAGCGGAAACTTTATTAAAGCTACTGCAAATATTTTATTGTTTTATAAAAGGGATGTGCCAAAGTTTTATAAAAGGGATGTGCCAAACGGGTACACAATGCTTACTGACGAAGAAATAGAGGAATCTAAGAAAAAAGCTGAAGAGGCTTTAAAAGAAATTAAAGACGGTAAAAGGTTTATATCTGTAGCAGCAAAATATGCTGAAGATAAAAAAGTTGAACTTGAGGAAAATACTGAAGTTAAAATGGGTGCTGATATGGAACAGGAGATAATAGACTGGGCTGTAAAAAGCAATGTGGGGGATGTAGAACTTATAGAAACAGACCTGGGTTTTAATGTGATAGAAATATTGAGCCTAACCTCCTTTGAAGATGAAAGGGACAATGTCAGAAGTGTGGTTGCCGGTGAAAAATATGAAAAAATACTGGATGAATGGGCAAAGGATTCTATTTATAATTTAGAATTAAATGAAAAGGCTTTAAATAAAATAAAAGTTAGATAA
- a CDS encoding LysM peptidoglycan-binding domain-containing protein, translating to MYYDYDCDYLYYEDDMYCNGMYWNDMRQMPGMPGVMTIYIVRPGDTLASIANRFNTTVAAIVRANNIENPDLIYPGQRLIIPRMPMQPGPGFPKVYIVQPGDTLFSIANRFNVSLQRLIAVNRIENPDIIYPGMRIIIPAR from the coding sequence ATGTATTATGATTATGATTGTGATTATTTATACTATGAAGATGACATGTACTGCAATGGCATGTACTGGAATGATATGAGGCAAATGCCTGGTATGCCGGGGGTTATGACAATTTATATTGTACGCCCGGGGGATACTTTGGCGTCAATAGCAAATAGATTCAACACAACAGTTGCTGCAATTGTGAGAGCCAACAATATAGAAAATCCTGATTTAATATATCCCGGTCAAAGGCTTATAATACCAAGGATGCCTATGCAGCCTGGACCTGGTTTCCCAAAGGTATATATTGTACAGCCAGGGGATACATTATTTTCTATAGCCAATAGATTCAATGTGAGCTTGCAGCGTTTAATTGCAGTAAACAGAATAGAAAATCCGGATATTATCTATCCTGGTATGAGAATTATCATCCCTGCCCGGTAA
- a CDS encoding RNA-binding S4 domain-containing protein, translated as MRIDKYLKVSRLIKRRTLANEACQQGKVKINGKVVKPGTEVKVGDVVEIQLGNNTTVVEVLSVNEHVSKADAKEMYRIK; from the coding sequence ATGAGGATAGATAAATACCTGAAAGTATCAAGACTGATAAAAAGACGTACATTGGCCAATGAAGCCTGCCAGCAGGGAAAAGTAAAAATCAACGGCAAAGTTGTTAAACCCGGGACAGAGGTAAAGGTGGGGGATGTGGTGGAAATCCAGTTAGGAAACAACACTACAGTAGTAGAAGTTTTATCTGTAAATGAACATGTTTCTAAAGCGGACGCAAAAGAAATGTATAGAATAAAATAA
- the spoVT gene encoding stage V sporulation protein T codes for MKATGIVRRIDDLGRVVIPKEIRRTLKIREGDPLEIFTDREGEVILKKYSPIGELSDFAAQYAESLHKTSGHVTCISDRDTIIAVSGTSKKEFMEKPLSPDLEKIMEDKVTFIVEAPGEKTINILAEESPDRHYSAQVVSPIISEGDPIGAVIFLSTDPNIRMGEVEAKLAQAAASFLGKQMEQ; via the coding sequence TTGAAGGCGACTGGAATAGTCAGGAGAATAGATGACCTGGGAAGGGTAGTAATCCCGAAGGAAATCAGAAGGACTTTAAAAATTAGAGAAGGTGATCCTCTCGAAATATTTACCGATAGAGAAGGGGAAGTTATATTAAAAAAATATTCGCCTATAGGTGAGCTCAGCGATTTTGCTGCCCAGTATGCAGAATCACTCCACAAAACAAGCGGTCATGTAACATGTATTTCTGACAGGGATACAATAATAGCAGTTTCCGGTACATCAAAAAAAGAATTTATGGAAAAACCACTAAGTCCTGATTTGGAAAAAATAATGGAAGATAAGGTTACATTTATAGTAGAAGCACCGGGGGAAAAAACCATTAATATTTTAGCGGAAGAATCCCCGGACAGGCATTATTCTGCACAAGTGGTAAGCCCTATAATATCAGAAGGGGATCCTATAGGTGCAGTTATCTTTTTATCAACAGACCCTAATATCAGAATGGGAGAGGTGGAAGCAAAACTTGCCCAGGCAGCTGCAAGTTTCTTAGGAAAACAGATGGAACAGTAA
- a CDS encoding mechanosensitive ion channel family protein translates to MREYILNVLTGYGMNSEIANYLFYILMAVFVGLVSFMANLITKKVILKILAHYIRNNRFKWDTIMLERRVFQRMSHIVPAIIIYAFAPVFPENVEAKIYTGVTVYITLVVMFVISAFLNSVNDIYNNFEISKTRPIKGFIQIVKVFVFVIGGILIIAEIIGQNPLVLLGGLGALSAVVLLIFQDSILGLVAGIQLSSNDMVRVGDWIEMSNYGADGYVIDISLNTVKVQNFDKTITTIPTYKLVSDSLKNWRGMVETGGRRIKRSVYIDTSSITFCTDEMIDEFKKIHYLKDHIMKKQKEIAEYNKKNNIDASVKVNGRRLTNIGVFRAYVSNYLKNHPGINKNMIQMVRQLPPGEYGLPIEVYAFTKTTNWVEYEGIQADIFDHILAVVPEFKLKVFQNPTGYDFRSFGYKGVSGMDNAIDNRN, encoded by the coding sequence ATGAGGGAATACATTTTAAATGTATTAACGGGATATGGGATGAATAGTGAAATTGCAAATTATTTATTTTATATCTTGATGGCTGTTTTTGTAGGGCTGGTAAGCTTTATGGCAAATTTAATAACAAAAAAAGTTATTTTAAAAATCCTGGCCCACTACATTAGAAACAACAGATTCAAATGGGATACCATTATGCTTGAGAGAAGGGTTTTTCAAAGGATGTCCCATATTGTTCCGGCTATAATTATATACGCTTTTGCACCGGTTTTTCCGGAGAATGTGGAAGCTAAAATATACACAGGTGTAACGGTTTACATTACCTTGGTGGTAATGTTTGTTATAAGTGCTTTTTTAAATTCAGTAAATGATATTTATAATAATTTTGAAATATCTAAAACAAGACCTATTAAAGGGTTTATCCAGATAGTTAAAGTTTTTGTTTTTGTTATCGGGGGAATATTAATTATTGCTGAGATTATAGGGCAAAACCCTTTGGTTCTTTTGGGAGGTTTAGGAGCGCTTTCCGCTGTTGTTTTGCTTATTTTCCAGGACTCCATACTAGGGCTTGTAGCAGGAATTCAATTGTCCTCCAATGACATGGTAAGGGTGGGGGATTGGATTGAAATGTCTAATTACGGTGCAGACGGGTATGTAATTGATATATCTTTAAACACTGTGAAAGTGCAGAATTTTGATAAAACAATTACAACCATCCCTACATACAAACTTGTATCAGACTCTTTAAAAAACTGGAGGGGAATGGTGGAAACAGGCGGAAGAAGGATAAAGCGTTCTGTTTACATTGATACATCCAGCATTACTTTTTGTACAGATGAAATGATTGACGAATTTAAAAAAATACATTATTTAAAAGACCACATAATGAAAAAGCAAAAGGAAATTGCAGAGTATAACAAGAAAAATAATATTGATGCTTCTGTAAAGGTAAATGGAAGAAGACTTACTAATATAGGGGTGTTTAGGGCGTATGTCAGTAATTATCTTAAAAACCATCCCGGGATTAATAAGAATATGATTCAGATGGTGAGACAGCTGCCTCCGGGAGAATACGGTCTTCCAATAGAAGTTTACGCATTTACAAAAACCACCAACTGGGTTGAATATGAAGGGATTCAGGCTGATATTTTTGACCATATATTAGCTGTAGTTCCTGAGTTTAAATTAAAGGTATTTCAAAATCCTACAGGATATGATTTCAGGTCTTTTGGCTATAAAGGTGTGAGTGGTATGGATAATGCTATAGATAACAGGAACTAA
- a CDS encoding YcdB/YcdC domain-containing protein: MKRKVSLILAIIMVFAAGIPGFIHAEQGMGLEEAIKFAKGLLEISEEYTEFNYGVSTYSGKRVWDFRWTRKDMYESSINVMMDDSGDILRYYNYNYNYTGTGMGKKLPNVSRSKAQEIAEDFIKKLNSQDLFDSLKLVESSQRSVGETSYYFYYIAIHDGVPVPFNNINVSVNYDTGEIQSYSKTWAYDVEFPKADDAIGLEEAEKVYREELGLKLTYNLAGDKVYLAYTPVYSSQYVIDAISGEVINPAPISRDIYYEGMPAGGMGERGVDVAAEKVILTPEEIKSIEESGELITQEEAEKIAREFEIFEIDDSFILDGASLRRGWDFERNYIWDLYLLKEDREAKDYKYINVSLNANTGEILNFDISYPMVEGEKKFTEEEAKKVVEEFLEKIHPEKFKNTKYEKSDRDIIIMENETGRYNFKYVRVVNGIPFVDNYINVRFDGINGKIYGFYMNWQEVEIPLAEGVLPIDEAYNLFFENVGLKLEYRQMGLPYVNSEKARAVAEAAGVAVDAVASAEIDAATDAAVDAVASAEIDAATDTAVDSAAGEAVTSVMPMPVPRAAKKSVNLVYAVNTDKPSILDAFTGELLNADGEPYVEKAPVEYTDISDHYAKEQIETLAEIGIALEGPTFRPNEKIKQKDFLLLISQIIDRGYDFYNKTALENNSETERLYNLLIREGIVKEDEKNPEAPLTREESVKFVIRTLKYDKVADLKDIFNCDFLDKDEIDADLIGYVVLAKGFNIVNGYGNYFRPKEELKRGDAIIIIYNSLKVLP, encoded by the coding sequence ATGAAAAGAAAGGTGTCATTAATTTTAGCCATTATTATGGTTTTTGCAGCGGGCATACCTGGTTTTATTCATGCTGAACAAGGCATGGGTTTAGAAGAGGCAATAAAATTTGCAAAGGGTTTGCTGGAAATTTCAGAAGAGTATACAGAGTTTAACTACGGTGTAAGCACTTACAGCGGCAAAAGAGTATGGGATTTTAGATGGACCAGGAAAGACATGTATGAAAGCAGCATAAATGTAATGATGGACGATTCAGGAGATATTTTAAGGTACTACAATTATAATTATAACTATACCGGCACGGGGATGGGCAAGAAACTGCCTAATGTAAGCAGGAGCAAAGCTCAAGAAATAGCAGAGGATTTTATTAAAAAATTAAATTCACAGGATTTATTTGACAGTTTAAAACTTGTGGAAAGCAGTCAAAGGTCAGTGGGAGAAACATCATATTACTTTTATTACATAGCAATACATGACGGGGTGCCTGTTCCCTTTAATAATATTAACGTTTCAGTAAATTATGATACAGGCGAAATTCAAAGTTACAGCAAAACATGGGCTTATGATGTTGAATTTCCTAAGGCTGATGATGCAATAGGCTTAGAGGAAGCTGAAAAAGTATACAGGGAAGAACTTGGCCTAAAGCTTACTTACAACTTGGCAGGGGATAAAGTATACCTTGCATATACTCCTGTTTACAGCAGCCAGTATGTGATAGATGCAATCAGCGGGGAGGTAATAAATCCTGCACCGATTTCAAGAGATATATATTATGAAGGTATGCCTGCCGGCGGAATGGGAGAAAGGGGAGTAGATGTTGCAGCAGAAAAGGTAATTCTTACTCCTGAAGAAATTAAATCAATAGAAGAATCAGGTGAGCTGATAACCCAGGAAGAGGCAGAAAAAATAGCAAGGGAATTTGAAATATTTGAAATAGACGACAGCTTCATACTTGATGGTGCAAGCCTTAGAAGAGGTTGGGATTTTGAGAGAAATTATATATGGGATTTATATCTTTTAAAAGAAGACAGGGAAGCAAAAGATTATAAATATATAAATGTTTCACTTAATGCTAATACCGGTGAAATATTAAACTTTGACATTAGTTATCCAATGGTGGAAGGAGAGAAGAAATTCACAGAGGAAGAAGCAAAGAAAGTTGTGGAAGAATTTTTGGAAAAGATACACCCTGAAAAATTTAAAAACACAAAGTACGAAAAATCAGACAGAGATATAATTATAATGGAAAATGAAACAGGCAGATACAACTTTAAATATGTAAGAGTAGTAAATGGCATACCATTTGTAGATAACTACATTAATGTAAGATTTGACGGTATAAATGGAAAAATATATGGATTTTATATGAACTGGCAGGAAGTAGAAATTCCTTTAGCTGAAGGTGTTTTACCTATAGATGAAGCATATAATTTGTTTTTTGAAAATGTGGGATTAAAATTAGAATATAGACAGATGGGTTTACCATATGTTAACTCTGAAAAGGCCAGGGCTGTAGCTGAAGCAGCAGGTGTGGCAGTTGATGCGGTAGCCAGTGCAGAAATAGATGCGGCAACTGACGCAGCGGTTGATGCTGTGGCAAGTGCAGAAATTGATGCGGCAACTGATACAGCAGTTGACAGTGCAGCCGGTGAGGCAGTTACTAGTGTAATGCCAATGCCTGTACCTCGTGCTGCAAAGAAGTCTGTAAACTTAGTTTATGCTGTTAACACTGATAAACCTTCAATACTTGATGCCTTCACAGGAGAGCTGTTAAATGCCGATGGAGAGCCTTATGTGGAAAAAGCACCTGTTGAATATACAGATATATCCGACCATTATGCAAAAGAGCAGATAGAGACACTTGCTGAAATAGGTATTGCATTAGAAGGTCCAACCTTCAGACCAAATGAAAAAATCAAGCAGAAAGATTTTCTATTGCTAATATCCCAGATAATAGACAGAGGATATGATTTTTACAATAAAACTGCTTTAGAAAATAATTCAGAAACAGAAAGACTTTATAATTTACTAATAAGAGAAGGCATAGTAAAAGAAGATGAGAAAAATCCTGAAGCACCACTGACCAGGGAAGAAAGTGTTAAGTTTGTAATAAGAACATTAAAATACGACAAAGTTGCGGATTTAAAAGATATATTCAATTGCGACTTTTTAGATAAAGATGAAATTGATGCAGACCTTATAGGCTATGTTGTATTGGCAAAAGGCTTCAATATAGTAAACGGCTATGGAAATTATTTCAGACCTAAAGAAGAACTAAAAAGAGGAGACGCAATAATTATAATTTACAACTCCCTTAAAGTATTACCTTAA
- the mazG gene encoding nucleoside triphosphate pyrophosphohydrolase — MLKEKYTFSDLIDIMKLLRSEKGCPWDREQTHESLKKYLIEETYEVLEAIDLNDKDKLCEELGDLLLQIVFHAQISTENEGFGMDEIITGVCKKMVTRHTHVFGTEKAETADDVVSNWEAIKKKEKGITSHTDVLKDVPSNLPALMRSYKIQQKAAQVGFDWDNIEDVISKVYEELEELKDVYNSKDVARINDEIGDVLFSIVNLSRFLKVQPELALTGTINKFIKRFGFIESEAKKQGKTLEEMSLDEMEELWEKAKYK; from the coding sequence ATGTTAAAAGAAAAATACACTTTTTCCGATTTAATTGATATTATGAAATTATTAAGAAGTGAAAAGGGCTGCCCCTGGGACAGGGAGCAAACTCACGAAAGTTTAAAAAAGTACTTAATAGAGGAAACATATGAGGTTTTGGAAGCAATTGATTTAAATGATAAGGACAAGCTGTGTGAAGAGCTTGGTGACCTTCTTTTGCAAATTGTATTTCACGCTCAGATATCCACTGAAAATGAAGGATTTGGAATGGATGAAATTATAACAGGGGTATGCAAAAAGATGGTTACAAGACATACCCATGTCTTTGGTACAGAAAAAGCAGAAACGGCAGATGATGTTGTGTCCAACTGGGAAGCTATAAAGAAAAAAGAAAAGGGCATTACCAGTCATACAGATGTTTTAAAAGATGTTCCTTCAAATCTTCCTGCATTAATGAGGAGTTATAAAATTCAGCAGAAGGCTGCACAGGTAGGTTTTGACTGGGATAATATAGAAGATGTAATTTCTAAAGTTTATGAAGAATTAGAAGAGCTAAAAGATGTATATAACAGCAAAGATGTGGCAAGAATAAATGATGAAATAGGGGATGTATTATTTTCCATAGTAAATTTATCTAGGTTTTTAAAAGTCCAGCCGGAACTTGCTTTAACCGGTACTATAAATAAGTTTATAAAGAGGTTCGGGTTTATTGAAAGTGAAGCAAAAAAACAAGGGAAAACCTTAGAGGAAATGTCATTAGACGAGATGGAAGAACTGTGGGAAAAGGCAAAATACAAATAA
- a CDS encoding FtsB family cell division protein has product MNKRKRPNWFLIIVLLIGVTNLSVIIIKQQSILNAQRAEMEELALKIEEERELNEKLLEERERVLSDEYIEAIARKELGLVKEGERVFVDINR; this is encoded by the coding sequence ATGAACAAAAGAAAAAGACCAAATTGGTTTTTAATAATAGTTCTTTTGATTGGTGTAACCAACCTTTCAGTTATAATTATTAAACAGCAGAGTATTTTAAACGCTCAACGGGCAGAAATGGAAGAGCTGGCTTTAAAAATAGAAGAAGAAAGAGAGCTTAATGAAAAGCTTTTGGAAGAAAGGGAAAGAGTTTTATCAGATGAATATATTGAGGCAATAGCAAGGAAGGAATTGGGGCTGGTTAAAGAAGGGGAGAGGGTATTTGTTGATATAAACAGGTAA
- the yabQ gene encoding spore cortex biosynthesis protein YabQ — MIIAFIYDIFRIRRKTIKSGNILVYFEDFIYWIIVALVLFAVLYYSNEGEIRGYLIIGTVLGIVLYAVVLSSFVMKIFLFFVRIIYKIIVSILSALLLPVKIVCRVCMAPIRFVYKRIRRVFCKTKKLCKINMGKFKGFKRFINIIRKKI; from the coding sequence ATGATTATTGCATTTATATACGATATTTTCAGGATAAGAAGAAAGACAATAAAGTCCGGCAATATTTTGGTATACTTTGAAGATTTTATATACTGGATAATTGTAGCCCTTGTCCTGTTTGCTGTGCTTTACTACAGCAATGAGGGGGAAATACGGGGATACCTTATTATTGGAACGGTTTTGGGGATAGTTTTATACGCTGTGGTACTAAGCAGTTTTGTAATGAAAATATTTTTGTTTTTCGTAAGGATTATTTATAAAATAATAGTGAGCATATTAAGTGCACTACTTTTGCCGGTTAAAATTGTCTGCAGGGTATGTATGGCTCCGATAAGATTTGTTTATAAACGTATAAGGAGGGTCTTTTGTAAAACTAAAAAGTTATGTAAAATTAACATGGGAAAATTCAAAGGTTTTAAAAGGTTTATAAATATTATAAGAAAAAAAATATAG